Proteins encoded together in one Mannheimia haemolytica window:
- the pgpA gene encoding Phosphatidylglycerophosphatase A, with the protein MKPINLKNPIHFFAFGFGSGLLKPAPGTWGSLAGLIVAIALWSITQSPLFFGLLTLISFIAGCIICTKASQALEVHDDGRIVWDEIVAIFLMFTCLPEYNLLGYLLAFISFRIFDIIKPFPIRYFDEKLESGLGIMFDDILAAIFALISLHFLYYVI; encoded by the coding sequence ATGAAACCAATTAATCTTAAAAACCCGATTCATTTTTTTGCCTTTGGCTTTGGTTCAGGCTTATTAAAGCCTGCTCCCGGCACTTGGGGTAGCCTCGCCGGGCTAATTGTGGCAATAGCCTTGTGGTCTATTACACAATCTCCTCTGTTCTTCGGCTTGCTTACTCTCATTTCTTTCATTGCAGGTTGTATTATTTGCACCAAAGCCAGCCAAGCTCTAGAAGTTCACGATGACGGGCGAATTGTTTGGGACGAAATCGTCGCCATCTTTTTGATGTTTACCTGTTTGCCTGAATATAATCTGTTAGGCTACCTGCTTGCATTTATCAGTTTCCGCATTTTTGATATTATCAAGCCTTTCCCGATCCGCTATTTTGATGAAAAATTAGAAAGCGGTTTAGGCATTATGTTTGATGATATTCTCGCAGCCATTTTTGCCCTGATTTCACTTCATTTTTTGTATTATGTTATTTAG
- the rhtC gene encoding Threonine efflux protein, which produces MLTILFIHLAGLVTPGPDFFYVVRQSASHSIKKGILAAIGISIGIIFWASFAIFGLAWLSKSIGEIFQYSVMLIGGCYLVYIGSKMVRVTESIRFTEHKAELITLNNLTEIRKGLLINIFNAKAGVYFTSVVSAYIGNFTETLQMFELLLLFVVSTFMYFCVVALLFSRRPVRLFYAKYSRYIDNISGVIFILFGLMLIYEGLTHLLR; this is translated from the coding sequence ATGCTTACCATTTTATTTATACATTTAGCCGGGCTGGTTACCCCCGGTCCCGATTTCTTTTATGTGGTTAGACAATCCGCCAGCCATTCAATTAAAAAAGGCATTTTAGCGGCAATCGGCATTTCTATTGGCATTATTTTCTGGGCAAGTTTTGCTATTTTCGGGCTGGCTTGGCTGAGTAAAAGCATAGGCGAAATTTTCCAATATAGTGTGATGTTAATTGGTGGCTGCTACCTTGTATATATCGGTTCAAAAATGGTAAGAGTAACCGAAAGTATTCGCTTTACAGAGCATAAAGCCGAGCTAATAACACTGAATAACCTCACAGAAATCAGAAAAGGCTTATTAATTAATATCTTTAATGCCAAAGCCGGAGTTTACTTTACCAGCGTAGTTTCTGCTTATATCGGTAATTTTACTGAAACACTACAAATGTTCGAACTGCTCCTACTCTTTGTAGTCAGCACCTTTATGTATTTCTGTGTGGTGGCACTACTCTTCTCTCGCCGACCGGTCAGACTGTTCTATGCTAAATACAGCCGCTATATTGATAATATCTCAGGCGTGATTTTCATCTTATTCGGCTTAATGCTGATTTATGAAGGACTCACTCACTTACTCCGCTAA
- the ruvA gene encoding Holliday junction ATP-dependent DNA helicase RuvA: protein MIGRLHGKIIEKQPPEILLDVQGVGYELLLPMTSFYSLPQIGEEATIFTHLVVREDAHLLFGFAQKQDRTLFRELIKTNGVGPKLALAILSAMSVSQFATAIENEELVKLTKIPGIGRKTAERLLVELKGKFKGMAQSDFFVEVSHEQIVASNTPDPANEALDALIALGYKPADAEKMIKKVNKSGATSEQLIREALKNSL from the coding sequence ATGATTGGACGACTACACGGCAAAATTATTGAAAAGCAACCACCCGAAATTTTATTAGACGTGCAAGGGGTCGGCTATGAACTACTGCTCCCGATGACTAGTTTCTACAGCCTGCCACAAATTGGCGAAGAGGCAACTATTTTCACCCATTTAGTGGTACGAGAAGATGCTCACTTGCTATTCGGTTTTGCCCAAAAACAAGATAGAACGCTATTCCGTGAATTAATTAAAACCAACGGTGTTGGGCCGAAGCTCGCGTTGGCAATTCTATCGGCAATGTCGGTATCTCAATTTGCCACCGCGATTGAAAATGAAGAGCTGGTAAAATTAACCAAAATCCCGGGAATCGGTCGGAAAACCGCAGAACGCTTATTGGTGGAACTCAAAGGCAAATTTAAAGGAATGGCACAGAGCGATTTCTTTGTGGAAGTATCGCACGAGCAAATTGTGGCAAGTAATACGCCAGACCCGGCAAATGAAGCCCTTGATGCCTTAATAGCCCTAGGCTACAAACCTGCCGATGCGGAAAAAATGATTAAGAAAGTGAATAAATCCGGTGCAACGAGCGAACAGCTTATTCGTGAGGCGTTAAAAAATTCATTATAA
- the ruvB gene encoding Holliday junction ATP-dependent DNA helicase RuvB yields the protein MIEADRIISASPKREEEVIDRAIRPKLLADYVGQPSVRDQMEIFIKAAKLREEALDHLLIFGPPGLGKTTLANIVANEMGVNIRTTSGPVLEKAGDLAAMLTNLEPYDVLFIDEIHRLSPAIEEVLYPAMEDYQLDIMIGEGPAARSIKLDLPPFTLVGATTRAGSLTSPLRDRFGIVQRLEFYSVDDLTLIVKRSADCLNLNLSADGAYEVARRSRGTPRIANRLLRRVRDYADVRNNGIITSDIAKQALAMLDVDSEGFDFMDIKLLQAIVERFDGGPVGLDNLAAAIGEERDTIEDVLEPYLIQQGFLQRTPRGRIATSRTYAHLGIAQID from the coding sequence ATGATTGAAGCAGATAGAATCATCAGTGCCTCACCTAAGCGTGAGGAAGAAGTTATAGACCGAGCAATCCGCCCGAAACTGCTTGCCGACTATGTCGGGCAGCCATCGGTGCGGGATCAAATGGAGATCTTCATCAAAGCCGCTAAATTGCGGGAAGAGGCATTAGATCACTTACTGATTTTCGGGCCTCCAGGTTTGGGTAAGACAACCCTTGCCAATATTGTGGCAAACGAAATGGGGGTCAATATTCGTACCACCTCAGGACCTGTGCTAGAAAAAGCCGGCGATTTGGCGGCAATGCTGACCAACCTTGAACCTTACGATGTGCTGTTTATTGATGAGATTCACCGCCTTTCTCCAGCGATTGAAGAAGTGCTTTACCCTGCAATGGAAGATTACCAGCTCGATATTATGATTGGGGAAGGACCTGCTGCTCGTTCCATCAAGCTCGATCTACCGCCTTTTACCCTTGTAGGGGCAACCACCCGTGCCGGCTCGCTGACCTCGCCGTTACGCGATCGTTTTGGGATTGTACAACGCTTAGAATTTTACTCAGTGGACGATCTTACTCTGATTGTCAAACGTAGTGCCGATTGTTTAAATCTCAATTTGTCGGCAGACGGTGCTTATGAAGTGGCTCGCCGCTCCCGTGGCACACCCCGTATTGCCAACCGCTTACTCCGTCGAGTTCGGGATTACGCCGATGTGCGTAATAACGGCATTATTACCTCCGATATCGCCAAACAAGCTCTGGCAATGCTTGATGTAGATTCGGAAGGCTTTGATTTTATGGACATTAAACTGTTGCAAGCGATTGTAGAACGCTTTGATGGCGGGCCGGTGGGATTAGACAATCTTGCGGCAGCTATCGGCGAAGAACGAGATACGATTGAAGATGTGCTAGAGCCTTATCTGATTCAGCAAGGCTTTCTACAACGCACACCAAGAGGCAGAATTGCTACCAGCAGAACCTATGCCCATTTAGGTATAGCCCAAATAGATTAG
- the artM gene encoding Arginine ABC transporter permease protein ArtM, producing MWWDYLVEISQGIGTSLQLTFMALIIAFILAIILTFILSLENRPLKWLVNGFITLFTGTPLLIQFFLIYSGPGQFEWITESAAWVLLSDAWFCAMLALALNSAAYSTLLFHGAVKAIPKGQWETCAALGLSRLDTLKILVPYALKRVLPSYSNEIVLVFKGTSLASTITIMDIMGYARQLYGTEYDALSIYGMAGVIYLVITGIMTIVLRKLESRVLAFERFETEKA from the coding sequence ATGTGGTGGGATTATTTAGTTGAAATTTCACAGGGTATTGGCACCAGCCTACAGCTCACTTTTATGGCGCTCATCATTGCCTTTATTTTAGCGATCATTCTTACGTTTATTCTCTCGTTAGAAAATCGTCCGTTAAAGTGGTTGGTAAACGGATTTATTACGCTTTTTACCGGAACGCCTTTATTAATTCAATTTTTCTTGATTTATAGTGGCCCGGGGCAATTTGAATGGATTACAGAAAGTGCGGCTTGGGTATTATTATCCGATGCTTGGTTCTGTGCAATGTTGGCTTTAGCGTTAAACAGTGCTGCCTATTCGACATTGTTGTTCCACGGTGCGGTAAAAGCGATTCCGAAGGGGCAATGGGAAACTTGCGCAGCCCTTGGTTTGAGCCGTTTAGATACACTGAAAATTTTAGTGCCTTACGCATTAAAACGTGTTTTACCTTCTTATAGTAATGAGATTGTGCTAGTTTTTAAAGGCACATCGCTTGCATCAACCATTACGATTATGGATATTATGGGCTATGCTCGCCAGCTTTATGGTACAGAGTATGACGCATTATCAATTTATGGTATGGCAGGGGTTATTTACTTGGTAATTACCGGCATTATGACAATCGTTCTCAGAAAATTAGAAAGCAGAGTATTAGCTTTTGAGCGTTTTGAGACTGAAAAAGCCTAG
- the artQ gene encoding Arginine ABC transporter permease protein ArtQ yields MSSDIFNLLVNATLMTLGIALASLLIGMLLSIFFVVLETSKIACIRKPTSIIITLLRGLPEILVVFLIYFGLIQVIFLITDEFAELNAFWCGAIALGIIFAAYASQSLRGAIKAIPVGQWESGTALGLSRAQVFVRIILPQVWRHALPGLSNQWLVLLKDTALVSLIGVDDLMRQSELINANTHQPFTWYGIAALIYLAITLISQRVIKVLEGRFTRFERGVA; encoded by the coding sequence ATGTCTAGCGATATTTTTAACTTACTTGTCAACGCAACCCTGATGACCTTAGGGATTGCGCTGGCAAGCCTCTTGATTGGAATGTTATTGTCAATCTTTTTTGTGGTACTTGAAACCAGTAAGATTGCATGTATCCGTAAACCAACTAGTATAATAATTACATTATTGCGTGGGTTGCCGGAGATTTTAGTGGTATTTTTGATCTATTTTGGTCTTATCCAAGTCATTTTCTTGATCACCGATGAGTTTGCGGAGTTAAATGCTTTCTGGTGTGGGGCTATTGCGCTGGGTATTATTTTTGCTGCTTATGCTTCCCAATCTTTACGTGGCGCAATTAAAGCTATTCCAGTTGGGCAATGGGAGTCAGGCACTGCATTGGGGTTAAGCCGAGCGCAAGTATTTGTTCGCATTATTCTCCCTCAAGTCTGGCGACACGCTTTACCAGGCTTAAGCAATCAGTGGTTAGTGCTGTTAAAAGATACGGCATTGGTATCGTTAATTGGGGTAGATGATTTAATGCGTCAATCGGAGTTAATTAATGCTAATACTCATCAACCTTTTACTTGGTATGGGATAGCAGCACTTATTTATTTAGCGATTACTCTAATTAGCCAGCGAGTGATTAAAGTATTAGAAGGTAGATTTACCCGTTTTGAGCGAGGAGTTGCCTAA